Proteins from one Ipomoea triloba cultivar NCNSP0323 chromosome 1, ASM357664v1 genomic window:
- the LOC116020197 gene encoding negative regulator of systemic acquired resistance SNI1, whose protein sequence is MEKQSRGRGIEENTMAILDTSGFNRDSHHRNDDRLAFLEAVRSASLVPDDGIAPTKTMLGAIFQILKDESTLELVVASYQLLNELDKRFPRVYLPEIEKSESSSPTDLVVVEEAWSPFSFGLDSEKDESNKDSGRSIKPLGFHYLVQDLGEVVKEGKPKATEIKTLRNMLLLQYLVNVLERDTLPRIHSYKENMNWNLIRESLLNMLLGSRKIIYKSLIKDCLSAMCYMYHEMSQTQNFSVELSANCNTAVVMALPEVKSCACVSLKKLLLLIIELDSARNSADLQGLTNRADGVRTPVSEIILDEITYNSDILSSFFQIFDEPKQKLKLIVQYLQKYIPKSSVRTRRSNGSANDATFESILKCFSNANSTKSIIKKISGDVAQLLLGHAFQAYLSMCDTDSEEGVKSCSLPEVCQNIITAFTCIKREDKQTELSVFSKETLFAAATILSLKS, encoded by the exons ATGGAGAAGCAGAGCAGAGGGAGAGGAATCGAGGAGAATACAATGGCGATTCTCGACACCTCCGGCTTCAACAGGGACTCTCACCACCGCAACGACGACC GGCTTGCTTTTCTGGAAGCTGTCCGCTCCGCTTCTCTAGTTCCCGATGATGGAATTGCTCCTACCAA AACAATGCTTGGAGCAATTTTTCAAATTCTCAAGGATGAGAGTACATTGGAACTTGTAGTAGCAAGCTATCAACTTTTAAATGAGTTGGATAAG CGTTTTCCTCGGGTGTACCTGCCCGAGATTGAGAAGTCAGAATCATCTTCACCAACTGACCTAGTTGTGGTTGAAGAG GCTTGGTCTCCATTTAGTTTTGGGTTGGATAGTGAAAAGGATGAATCAAATAAAGACTCAGGAAGATCGATTAAACCCTTG GGATTCCATTATCTTGTGCAAGACCTTGGTGAAGTGGTCAAGGAGGGGAAACCTAAGGCAACAGAAATTAAG ACATTGAGGAACATGTTGCTACTTCAGTATCTTGTAAATGTTCTTGAAAGAGATACTTTACCTCGTATCCATTCATACAAAG AAAATATGAACTGGAATCTTATACGGGAGTCATTGCTTAACATGCTTCTG GGATCAAGAAAAATAATCTACAAAAGCTTAATCAAGGACTGCCTGTCTGCTATGTGCTATATGTATCATGAAATGAGCCAGACTCAAAATTTTTCAGTGGAGCTATCTGCAAATTGCAATACTGCTGTGGTTATGGCATTACCTGAAGTTAAAAGTTGTGCATGTGTTTCCCTTAAGAAGCTCCTATTATTG ATAATTGAGCTTGATTCTGCAAGGAACTCAGCAGATTTACAAGGCTTGACCAATAGAGCCGATGGTGTGAG AACTCCTGTTTCGGAGATTATTCTGGACGAAATCACTTATAATAGTGATATTCTCTCCTCATTTTTTCAG ATATTTGATGAACCAAAACAGAAGCTGAAATTAATTGTGCAATATCTCCAGAAGTACATCCCCAAG TCTTCTGTTCGCACGAGAAGGTCTAATGGTTCAGCAAATGATGCAACATTTGAGAGCATTTTGAAGTGTTTCTCAAATGCAAATAGCACAAAGAGCATTATAAAGAAAATCAGTGGAGATGTCGCTCAGTTGCTTTTAGGACATGCGTTTCAG GCTTACTTATCAATGTGCGATACTGACTCTGAGGAAGGTGTCAAAAGCTGCTCTCTTCCAGAAGTCTGCCAGAACATAATTACTGCTTTCACTTGTATTAAAAGAGAAGACAA GCAAACAGAACTTTCAGTTTTTAGTAAGGAAACACTATTTGCAGCAGCAACCATCCTCTCATTGAAGTCGTAG
- the LOC115996737 gene encoding GDSL esterase/lipase At5g45960-like, translating to MASSYFLRFSPFLQLLLIIISIISATLCDAVLPTQRPFNNTISGIFIFGDSTVDSGNNNFIRTVSKCDFAPYGRDFDQNHTPTGRFTNGRLVTDFISSYVGIKEFVPPYLDSSLGTEELITGVSFASGGSGYDPLTSRINGVIPMEQQLQYFREYRARIAGAIGEENTKLLISKAAFLISAGTNDLVVNYYGTPFRRQNFTVSQYQHFLLQLTHDFIQELIKEGAQLIGIVGLPPIGCLPIVITTFSGRPFSGRQCLDTYSAVAREYNQMLQDSLQTMKNECKRIVYADIYKPIDDMVQNPTKYGFEDVHSGCCGSGYFEVSILCNLRSVICPNASKYVFWDSVHPTEATYYHLFEALKPTIDIVIKN from the exons ATGGCTTCTTCTTATTTTCTTAGGTTTTCCCCATTTCTTCAGCTTCTCCTTATAATAATCTCCATCATCAGTGCCACTTTGTGCGACGCTGTTTTACCGACACAGAGGCCATTCAACAACACAATTTCCGGCATTTTCATCTTCGGAGACTCGACAGTGGATTCCGGCAACAACAACTTCATTAGGACGGTGTCTAAGTGCGACTTTGCGCCGTACGGAAGGGATTTTGATCAGAACCACACCCCCACCGGGAGGTTTACCAATGGCAGGCTCGTTACAGATTTTATat CGTCGTACGTGGGAATAAAGGAGTTCGTGCCGCCGTACTTGGACTCGAGTCTTGGCACGGAGGAGCTTATCACCGGCGTGAGCTTTGCCTCCGGCGGCAGCGGTTATGACCCTCTTACGTCTAGAATTAAC GGGGTGATTCCCATGGAGCAACAGCTGCAATATTTCAGAGAGTACAGAGCAAGAATTGCAGGCGCCATTGGAGAGGAGAACACCAAGCTGCTGATAAGCAAAGCCGCTTTCCTCATCAGCGCCGGCACAAATGATTTGGTCGTCAACTATTACGGCACCCCTTTCCGCCGCCAGAACTTCACCGTCTCCCAGTACCAGCATTTCCTTCTGCAACTCACCCACGACTTCATACAG GAATTGATAAAGGAGGGAGCTCAGCTGATCGGAATTGTTGGGCTGCCGCCGATTGGGTGTTTACCGATTGTGATTACAACATTTTCCGGCCGTCCATTTTCCGGGCGTCAATGTCTTGATACGTACTCCGCGGTTGCGAGAGAGTACAACCAGATGCTGCAGGACAGCTTGCAGACAATGAAAAATGAATGCAAGAGAATAGTCTATGCTGATATCTACAAACCTATAGATGATATGGTACAAAACCCTACAAAATATG GTTTTGAGGATGTTCATTCAGGTTGTTGCGGAAGTGGGTATTTTGAAGTGTcaattttatgcaatttaagATCAGTTATTTGTCCAAATGCTTCTAAATATGTATTTTGGGACTCAGTACACCCAACAGAAGCTACATATTATCATTTGTTTGAGGCCTTAAAGCCAACTATCGACATTGTAATAAAAAACTaa
- the LOC116001889 gene encoding ATP synthase mitochondrial F1 complex assembly factor 1 — protein MQRLLKIARRSRPAATYFCGHASFQSTVAKQHHTISISGNLQKNALPGDLLKWGSLGFCRTSKFATGFTPLQRKPLDSIMSVERAKNKSAEELADIWDDYHLGRGHIGASMTAKLYHLLEQRSGSCRYFVIPLRRGGGYSTMFVQVQTPHILITGLEDYKARGTQAAPYFTISYYTEFAESKDLVLVRGDIVFTSKLTDTEAKWLLETAHSFYLNDTRYKLVERFNKETRDFEFEDVLRALEMPIL, from the exons ATGCAACGGTTACTAAAGATTGCCAGGCGATCACGTCCCGCCGCTACTTATTTTTGCGGCCATGCTTCATTTCAATCCACGGTGGCGAAGCAGCACCATACCATTTCAATTTCTGGTAACTTGCAGAAGAATGCTCTTCCTGGCGATTTGTTGAAATGGGGGTCGCTTGGGTTCTGTAGAACGTCGAAATTCGCCACTGGGTTCACTCCGCTGCAGCGGAAGCCGCTTGACTCGATCATGAGCGTGGAGAGGGCAAAGAACAAGTCCGCTGAGGAACTTGCTGATATATGGGATGAT TACCACTTGGGAAGAGGTCACATCGGAGCATCGATGACAGCAAAGTTATACCATCTATTGGAGCAAAGATCTGGAAGTTG CCGATATTTTGTGATCCCACTGCGGAGAGGGGGTGGATACTCGACAATGTTTGTGCAAG TACAGACACCACACATCCTCATCACGGGTCTTGAAGACTACAAAGCAAGAGGAACACAAGCCGCCCCATACTTCACCATTTCTTATTACACCGAGTTTGCGGAAAGCAAGGACCTGGTGCTTGTACGGGGAGATATCGTCTTCACGAGCAAACTCACTGATACCGAAGCAAAATGGCTCTTGGAGACCGCACACTCTTTCTATCTGAACGATACCAGGTACAAACTCGTCGAACGCTTCAACAAAGAAACGAGGGACTTTGAGTTCGAGGATGTTTTGCGAGCACTGGAAATGCCCATCTTGTAG
- the LOC116019061 gene encoding 54S ribosomal protein L51, mitochondrial-like, whose product MALRGVWQLQKLVVSYCDWGGSSRGLRAFIESHLPAFKEVNPHLEVVTELNRGQHPFLKGLYKNKNERAVSVKNLDPEEILLQATRLRNSLGRKVVKMKTRHVTKHPSVQGTWSTELKM is encoded by the exons ATGGCACTGAGAGGTGTTTGGCAACTTCAGAAGCTGGTAGTGAGCTACTGTGATTGGGGAGGCAGTAGTAGGGGTTTAAG GGCATTTATTGAGTCTCATTTGCCAGCATTCAAGGAGGTCAATCCTCATCTGGAAGTGGTCACTGAGCTCAATCGTGGTCAACATCCATTTTTGAAGGGATTATACA AAAACAAGAATGAGCGAGCTGTATCTGTTAAAAACTTGGATCCGGAGGAAATTCTCTTACAAGCTACGAGGCTAAGGAATTCTTTAGGGCGAAAGGTGGTGAAGATGAAGACTAGACATGTTACTAAACACCCCAGTGTTCAAGGCACATGGAGTACAGAATTGAAGATGTAA